One genomic segment of Arachis duranensis cultivar V14167 chromosome 4, aradu.V14167.gnm2.J7QH, whole genome shotgun sequence includes these proteins:
- the LOC107485435 gene encoding uncharacterized protein LOC107485435 — MQRTLEDEENGVVSGASGREKQLAEEHSNNDVKAGISTTVQKHDDGDQIQASSNEASVIEKHDPDKKCEEHRNTQEVDQVQTSANEASVTEKHPSDITSDECLNAHETDQVQTSTNEDSVTEKHHSDIRSEESQKTHETDQVKTSTNEASRTEKNHSDIRSEESQNTHEDDQIQSSINEGSFTSKHDSDIRGEQRQNTHEFNCADHDHDVRGGFGSNNDVGTETSMIKGDAGSTEPVLKTESCRDRSEQNIDLNECGPLDMDTRQFGEGINAQETEEHAQRPDHKVLHLLLPCSPIETDNTTKDNKAGEAVRTADLLTPDAAAAGQKEQQDFLHLI, encoded by the coding sequence ATGCAAAGAACTCTTGAAGACGAAGAGAATGGAGTCGTCAGTGGAGCCTCAGGCAGAGAAAAACAGCTTGCTGAGGAACATAGTAACAATGATGTTAAGGCAGGAATATCTACTACTGTGCAGAAGCACGATGACGGAGATCAAATTCAAGCTTCAAGCAATGAAGCAAGTGTCATTGAGAAACATGACCCTGATAAAAAATGTGAAGAACACCGAAATACGCAAGAGGTGGATCAAGTTCAAACTTCAGCCAATGAAGCAAGTGTCACTGAGAAGCATCCTTCTGATATTACAAGTGATGAATGCCTAAATGCACATGAAACAGATCAAGTTCAAACTTCAACCAACGAAGATAGTGTCACTGAGAAGCATCACTCTGATATTAGAAGTGAAGAATCCCAAAAGACACATGAAACAGATCAAGTTAAAACTTCAACCAACGAAGCAAGTAGAACTGAGAAGAATCATTCTGATATTAGAAGTGAAGAATCCCAAAATACACATGAAGACGACCAAATTCAAAGTTCAATCAATGAAGGAAGTTTCACTAGTAAGCATGATTCTGATATAAGAGGAGAACAACGCCAAAATACACATGAGTTCAACTGTGCAGATCATGACCATGATGTTAGAGGTGGCTTTGGTTCTAATAATGACGTTGGCACAGAAACATCCATGATAAAAGGAGATGCTGGAAGTACCGAGCCAGTTCTCAAAACTGAGAGTTGTAGAGATCGTAGTGAACAGAATATTGATTTGAACGAATGTGGCCCACTGGACATGGACACTAGACAGTTTGGTGAGGGTATAAATGCACAAGAAACTGAGGAGCATGCTCAAAGACCTGATCACAAAGTTTTACATTTATTGCTACCATGTTCTCCTATAGAAACTGATAATACAACCAAGGATAACAAAGCTGGAGAAGCAGTTAGAACAGCTGACCTTTTAACTCCTGATGCTGCTGCAGCCGGACAGAAAGAACAGCAAGATTTTTTGCATCTGATTTGA